In Formosa haliotis, the sequence AAAAATAACCAAATACGGAGATTTTCCATTGGACTGGAATGAATTTCGTTTGAAGGATATTGGAAATATTATAACAGGAAAAACTCCTCCAACGGATAATGAAAAGAATTTTGGAAGTGATTATATGTTTGTAACTCCAGAAGATTTAGATCAAGGAAAGTACATTCTAAAAACTTCAAGAGGTTTATCAAAGCAAGGTTCTGCTCACTCAAATACTATTAAAGAAAATTCAATATGTGTAGCGTGTATTGGATATATTGGCAAAATTGGAATTGTAAAAGAAAAGTCTTTTACTAATCAGCAAATTAATAGCATTGAAGTATTTGATGATTTTGATTTAGATTATGTTTATTATTTAGTGGAGTATAGCGCAAAAAGAATTGAATCTATTGCAGGAATTACGGCTGTACCTCAAATAAATAAGTCAACATTTGGTAAGTTTAAATTTTGTTTGCCCTCGCCAACAGAACAAACCCAAATTGCTAATGCGCTTTCCACAGTAGACAAAACCATACAAGCCACCAAAAACAGCATTGCCAAATTAGAGAAGTTAAAAACCTCACTAATGCAAAACCTGCTTACCGGTAAAATGAAACCCGATGGTTCTTGGCGTACAGAAGATGAGTTTTACCTCGATGAAAAGTTTGGGAAAGTGCCTAAGGGATGGATAGTATCAAATATAGGTTCATTTGGTCAAGTAAAAACTGGTAAAACACCTCCCACGGTAGATGAAAAAAATTTTTCAATTAGTAAAGATATTCCATTTGTTACTCCTGGGGATGTTGATAATTCTGTTTACATATTAGATACTGAAAGGTATGTTACTAAGCAAGGTCTTAAATTTTCCAATTCAATTCCCAAAGATTCAGTTTGCTTCATTTCAATTGGTTCAACCATTGGAAAAATAGCTATTACAACAGAATTGTGTTGTAGTAATCAACAAATCAATTCAATAATACCAGACAAAGACAATTATTTTTTATTCGTTTATTATCAAACTATGTTTAATAGTCCTAGAATTAAATCAATTGCAGGAGTAACAGCTACGCCTCAAATTAATAAGTCTGATTTATCAAAATTTAAACTAATCAAGCCAAATAGTTTTAATGAACAAAAATTAATCGGGGAAAATTTAATTACAATAGATGATTGTATTGTTAAAAAACAAGTATCAATTAAACATTTTGAATCTTTGAAAAAGTCACTTATGCAAAACCTACTGACTGGTAAAGTAAGAATCCATCCTCAAGAAAAAATTAAAGGATTAGATTAATTCAGTATGGCTAATAAGAATTAAAACAATTTAGGACATGAGCAGAACCTGCAACTTACGAAAGAACAAATCAATAATGAGCATAACCAAAAGTTTTGGGTATTCTGGTTTTATGCATTTTTTTATGGCATTTAAAAACGTATTAAATGTTCATTTTCAGGAAGTTATAAATGTTGTTTATATCTTAAAATTGTTAATAAGTAACGGTAATTTGTTAAAAAACTTTGTATTGTGGTTTAAATGTTTGTACATTTGCAGTAACAGTACCCATTCTGCTTCCCGTAAGAACAGCAAGTGGGTCTTCTTTTTTTTAGGGCAATCCCTAACATACAGTACACCTCCTTCGCTTGGCTACCAGGCACGTTCGGGAGGTTTTTTCTTTTTTACTAAGCCGTATGCATTAATCCCTAACACTGCGTATTAATGGCAAAACCGGCTAAAACCATACAAGAGCAAATACAACTCCTCCAAGACAGAGGAATGCTGTTTCATAACGTGGCAGATGCCCCTCACTTTTTAGGTAATATAAGCTATTACCGCCTTAAAGGCTATTGGTGGGAAATGCAGTCCGATAAGGTCAATCATAAGTTCCATCCCAACAATTATTTCGAAGATATTATAGACCTCTATAATTTCGATAGGCACTTCCGTCTTATTGTGTTCAATGCCATAGAGCGTATAGAAATAGCCTTACGTACAAAGCTAATCTACCATATGTCTTTAGCCTATGGTCCGCATTGGCATAATGAAACCCAATATTTTGAGAAGTATAAAAATCATTTAGGGTTTAAGAGTAAATTAACCAGAGACCTTGCTAATAGCAGTGAAGAGTTCATTATTAAGCATTACGACAATCACGTTACAGAAAATCCAGAATCTTGGAAGGCTTTAGAAATTCTAACTTTAGGTTCACTTTCTAAACTATATCAGAACTTAAATCACCAACTACCCGAAAAGGCTAAAATCGCTACAGAATTTGGTCTAAATAATCAAAAGTATTTAGCCAGTTGGTTGTTAAGTACTACGTATATAAGAAACATAATTGCGCATCACGGTCGATTATGGAATCGGGTAATCATCAATAAATACGATTGGCCTAAAAGTACTAAAGATCCGCTTTTAAGCTATACACCTAACCAATACCAAAGAAGAAAAATATTTCCACTGGTATCAGCTATTCTATATATGAATAACAGAATTAGTCCAGGGCATCATATAAAAGATGAGCTGTTAGACTTGTTTCAACAATTCCCTAACACACCTTTGTATAAAATGGGCTTCCCTAAAAATTGGCAAAACGAACCACTATGGAAATAATAAGAACAATTAATAAACGAATACTATAAAGAATATGGCAGGCTTTTCAGAAATACCAGCAGTTGAGGTCCCAATGTCTAAATGGATAAGCGATTTAGGTTGGACATATAGAGACAACGATTTTTTAAAACGTTACAAACGTCCTTTGGCAAACCCCATTATCGATGAGATTTTAATTGATAAGATTGCCCAGATCAACAGCATTTCTAAAGCAGATGCTGCAAGAGTATTGCCTATTCTTACGCAACATTTCAACAATCCCAATGCCTTAGAAGCTAACGAGCTGTTTTTAGAACGTCTGGTAAAAGGGGTAAATGTTAGAATTGGAGAAGAAGATAAAACCATTCGTATTATCGATTTTAAAAAGCCCTGGAACAACGATTTTATAGTAACACGCCAATATTGGGTACAAGGGTTTGAGCTGGTTAAACCCGATATCGCTTTATTGATAAATGGTATTCCTATCATTTGCGTAGAAGCCAAACAAAGAGCCAAATCCAATTCTAATTATTTTAAAGGTATTCAAGATTTAAGCCTGTACGAAAGTAAAGTGCCTAAACTCTTTATTTCAAACTTTTTTGGTATTGCTGCCAATGGGAAGTTCTCTAAATATGGAGTATTGGGAGCTTCGGCATCCTACTTTTTTGAATGGAAAGATTTAAGTGTAGAATCACCTGAAAATAACCCGGCCATAAAAAATAAGGTCATTACAACGGTACAGAATGCCGATACGGGTTTGTTGGATATGGACATTCCTGCTTACGAGCAAATGAGACGTTCGGTATGCAGCTTATTACAACCTGAACGTATTTTGGATATGCTTCAAAACTTTATGGTATTTGAGCGTTCTCCAGAATCAGGCTTAGTTAAAAAAATAGCACGTTACCAACAGTACAGAGCAGCAAATAAAATTGTACGTAGAGCTGAAAAAGGAGATTTTAAACAAGGTGTGATTTGGCATACACAAGGTTCTGGTAAATCATTAACCATTCTCTTTACATCCTATAAATTACGCCACCATAAAAACTTAGGAGATCCGGTTGTTTACATCATTGTAGATAGAAAAGACCTTAGGGAGCAAATTGGTGACACTTTCGAAGAATCCGACTTTCCAAATACCTTTAAGCCCATAAATGCAGGGCAATTAAAACATAAAATAAAGTCTCAGACCAGTGAAGTAATTATCACTAACATCCAAAAGTTCCGCGAACTGGATGGCGTTACTGACCCACGTGAAAATGTATTTGTCCTAATTGACGAAGCACACCGTACACAATATGGTGATTTTCATTCCGAGCTTAAGGCAGCGCTTCCTAATGCAGGTCGCTACGCGTTTACAGGAACACCAATTCCAAAAACGATAAAGGAATTTGGTAAAATAAGTACTACCGAAGTAGAAAAATATTTAGACCGATATAGCATTCAAGATGCTATTGATGATGGAGCGACAAGAGAAATCATTTACACCTATGGTCCTACAGAATTACAAGTAGATAAAGACACTCTGAAAAAAGGTTGGGATGAACTCACAGAAAGCTTAGAAGATGATGAGAAGCAAGAGGTACAACGCAGAGTAAGACCTTGGAAAACAATTATAAAGAAACCCGAACGTATAGCTGAAATAGCCAAAGATATTACCAAAGATTTCAGAGAAAAGGTTGAGCCTAATGGGTTTAAAGCTCAGTTGGTTGGTATAGATAAAGAGGCTTGTGTTTTGTACTACAACGAACTGCTAAAGAATGGTTTCGACCCTTCTGAAGTTCAAGTTGTGTTTTCAAAAACTGCGAAGGAAAGTGAAGAGCGGTATAAACTTTTTAAAGACCACTATTTAAATGAAGGTGAATTAAAAAAGGTAATTAAGAAATTTAAAAAGCGTATAACTCCTGAAGAATTGCGCAATGGAAATAATCTTAAAATTTTAATTGTTTGCAATATGCTTCTTACGGGCTTCGATGCTCCTATTGAGCAGACAATGTATTTAGATAGTCCTTTAAAGGAACACACCTTATTACAGGCCATCGCACGTACTAATAGACCCTATGACGATAAAGTTTCTGGAGTAAGTAAAAATAATGGACGCATTGTAGATTATATTGGTATAGACCTCAATAAAGCTTTGAGTTACGACCCTACAGATGTTGGAACTTTTAAAGATGAAGAAGCTCTATTCAAAGATTTTCCTAAAGCTATTGATAAAGCAATGGGACACTTCGATGATATAACGCTTCAGGATACCTATGAGTGTTCCATAGCAATTGTTAGAAGGTTATCTGAAATAGACCATACCGAGTTTGAAAAAGAATTTAGAGCAGTTTATCAATTATATGAAGCCATTTCACCAAGTGCGTTATTAGTGCCTTATCGAGATCAATACAGGTGGTTGATTGCTATATATCAAGTTTACTTATCAGAATACAAACGTTTAGATTTTGATGCAGAGTTTTATGCAGCTAAAACAAGACAGTTAGTAAATGAAGCCACTGAAATTTTAGGCTTTAAAGGTCACTTGCCAGAAGTTAAGATTGACAGCAGCTACATTGATGTACTGAATGGCTCTAAACTTAATCCAGATGATAAGGCTGAGAAAATTATACGTGATATCGAAACGGTAATCCGTCAAAGTGAAGTAGCAAACCCTATTTATGTAGACTTCCTTAAACGTTTAGAAGAGATCATTAAACAAAAACAAAACAAGTCTAAAAAGATAGAGGATACTCTTAAAGATTTAGAAAAACTCTTTACTGAAGTAGAAGAAACCGAAAGCTTACCTGAAAAGATGGGCTTTACAGATATGGGTGAGTTCTATTTCTATCAGGAAATGAAAAACAAGTTTGGTGAAAGTCTCGAAGAAGAAACTGCAAAAGCATTAGCGATGAAACTTGGTAATATAATTAGAGAAAAACGCTATGTAGGTTGGGCTGATAGCGAGAGAGAAAAGAAGTCGATCAAGAATCATATTGAATTTTGGCTTTGTTCAGATGAATTTGAATCATTAGAACTATGTGATGACGATGCCTTGGTAGAGCAATTTTTAGAACATATGGTAAACCAGTATAAATTATAATGACCATTCCACAGGGATACATAATTGAAAGAAAACCAGTTCGTCACGCCAGAATTAATGTGAACGAAAAGCAGGAGGTAAAATTAATTATTCCTAATAGTTTTTCTGATGATGAAATTGAAAGGCTAATCGAACAAAAAGCAAATTGGATTAAAGAGAAACTGGCAGTATTTCAGGAAGAAGAAATGTTGTCTATCCACATTCCACCTGCTAATATTTTGTATTTGGGAGAGCCACACCCAAAACCTAAAAACAATTTAGAAAAGTGGTATCGTAAAGAGGCCAAAAATTACCTATCAAAAAGGATAGATTTCTTGGCTAAAAAACACAATTTTAAATTTAACAAACTATTTATTCGAGACTCTTTTAATAAGTGGGGTAATTGTTCAAAAGATAAGAACATTTCATTGAATTGGCGTTTAATTAAAGCTCCGGTTGAGGTAATCGACTACGTTATCTTACACGAGCTTTGTCATACGGTTATTTTGAAACACTCCCACGCATTTTGGCTTAAGCTCTCTACTATAAGTCCAACTTATGATGAACAGGCCAATTGGTTGAAGAAATATGGTAAATCTTTGTTTTAATAAAAATTTCAAGATCATTAATAGATGTAATATGAACCGATAAAACCAACTAAACCAATGCAAAATCACTGTTTCAACATCCTAACCTTTAACCATCCGCAGGAAGAACTAACACTCTACTTTACTAACGTAGAAGATGAATCTCTTACAAGAGTAAATTATAGGATTGTACCTGATGAGGTTATTGAGGAGTTTGGGGAACAGGAGCATTATTACACATCATTCACAAAAGAAGTAGAAGGTTTTTATCTAGTAACCAAAGCGGTAAATCCACGCTATGAGATTAAAGAAGATGAAAACGGAGGAGAACGTTCATACTTTATACATAATTCGGCTTTATCGGTTTCCATATTAAAACGATATTACAATTACTTAATACACGAATATTTCAAAGCTCAGGGCTTTTTGGTCAAACCTAATTTTATCAGCGATACAGAAATTTGGCTACCAAGTAAAAAATCAGATAGAACAGGTCAATTTAATTTATTCGACCGCTATTCACTAAAAGTACAATTCAAGACAGTAACCAAACAACTGGAGTTACTCGTAACCTATGAAGGTATTTCCAAAGTCTATAAACAATCAGTAGAAGTATTACAAGAGTCCGTTTCACCAACAGCGTTTAATTGGGTAATCTTTGATAATGGTCTGTATCGGTTTGATGAATTGCCAAATACAGGTAAAAGAGCTTACGACCAAGTGTTTCCTGTATGGAACTTCAATACGCGTGATGCTTTAGGAGAAACTACAGAAGCACCCGATAAATCCAACAAATACAAAAAGTTCAAAGATGCTATCGACTTATTTTATAATACCTATCTAAATACCGAAGATTTTAAAAAACTTATCCCTATCAATTCCAATGGTTTTATACCAGTAGAGGAAATCAAAATGGGGAGAGTTAAAAGCAATAGCAATCAATTATTGTTTGGAGAAGGTAATACCGACATTGTTCCAATGAACGGTATGAAAAATCACGGCCCTTTTGATTTTAGCGATACTTCCAATATTCATTTCTTTTTCATTTTTCATAAAGATGATTATCAAGTGGCTAAGAAAATGGACGGCTTCTTTAAAGGTACGGAAAGAGGATTTGGTGGCTTATCAAAATTCATTCATACGCCTTATCATACTGAAAAAGGCTTTAGTATAATGTTTGAGGATAAAGAAAATCCTTGGTCTGAAATCTACCATAAGGTAACAGAAAAGTACTTTGAACCCGATATTCAATACATAGCCATTTACATCAGTCCGTTTTCTAAAAACTCACCTGATAAGTCCAGGAGAAAGATTTATTACAGACTTAAAGAGTTGCTACTTAAAAAAGGAATTTCCTCTCAGGTGATAGATGCTGAAAAAGTAATGACCAACGACAAATATTACTTTAGCTTACCCAACATTGCTATAGCCATATTAGCCAAATTAAACGGTATTCCTTGGCGTTTGGATAACACGATAAAGAAAGAATTGGTTATTGGTGTAGGGGCGTTTAAAAACCCTGATTTCGATATTAAATACATAGGAAGTGCATTCAGTTTTTCTAACAACGGAAGATTTAACCGTTTTGAATGTTTCCAACAAGACCAAACAAAAGAATTGGCGGGTTCTATCATAAGAGCCGTTAAAGAATATGCAGCACTAAATCCTGAAATAAAACGCTTGGTAATTCATTTCTACAAGACAATGGGTAGAGCAGAATTAGAACCAATTGAAAATGGTTTGAAACGTTTAGGATTAAGCATTCCGGTATTCATTGTATCTATCAACAAAACAGAAACTTCTGATATTGTTGCGTTCGATTTAAACTGGAAGGACTTAATGCCATTAAGCGGAACATACATCAATATCGGTTACAACAAGTTTCTATTGTTCAACAACACAAGGTACAGCAATAACGGTTTCAATTTTCACGATGGCTACCCATTCCCGATAAAACTAAAAATCTACTGCACTCAAAAAGAATTGGTTGATGATTTTAAAACAGTAAGAGAACTCATAGACCAAGTATATCAATTTAGTAGAATGTATTGGAAATCGGTACGCCAACAGAATTTACCAGTTACCATTAAATACCCTGAAATGGTTGCAGAAATGCTTCCACACTTTGACGGTAACGAAATACCCGAATTTGGAAAAGATAACCTTTGGTTTTTGTAAGACGTAGCTATGGATTTAAAAGTATATAAAATTAACGGAACTAATAATCACCTTGATTATGATAAACTGATAAATAGTTTAGAAACTAAATTAGAGCCTACTTGTCATCAAGCAGAACTTATTGTTTTAAACAGATTTCCAGTTGCAGTTACGGCACAAACATCATTAGATTTTATCATTCTTATTAAAATTCCAGATATTCATAATAACTACTATCGCATAAAAGGAGATGATGGTTGGTTATACTTGAAAAATCAAATAATAGCCGTTTCAGTAATTGATGAGTTTGAAAATAGGGAAATAGATTATCAAGGGAATACTATAGAAATTGAAAACCAATTCTTTTCATTTCAAGAGGATGCCTCAAAGATTAAATGGGGTCTTACAAATTACTTAGCTGATAAGTGTGGCTTAGAAAGAAACTATATTACAATACATCCATTAATATGGATAAAGAATAAAAATTCGATTGTTATTGACAATGATGTTTATGTAGGAAAAGAACTAACCTACGACTCAATTGAAGCTGTAATCAGTAAGAACTACTATTATAAATGGCCAGGATATAGAAATTGGCAAAGCAATGATTATCTTTTTGAATACCATATTAAGCAAATATTTGAGCAAGCTTCAAAAGACAGTAAGGAAGGTTTTATTACTAAAAAGAAAATTGACAGAATACAACGTAAGTTTGGAGTCAAACAGGATGAATCCAACAGTATTATTGGTATTAAATTAGTTGAGGTAAAAGGAAAAGCAGGAACAGGAAAAACATCTGAGTTATTAAAATGGATGCTAAAAAATAGCCTCAAAGGCAGAAAAGGAGTATTTCTTACTTACAACCATTTATTAGTTTTTGATATAACAAGTCAAGTCAAAAGTTTTAGTAATCGCCAGAGTGATGATGTAAAAAAGGCATCAACGACAACATATACAATTCACGGTTATTTCTATAATGTTGCTAAAAAATTAGGAGTTCTTTTGCTAATGACAGAAGCTCGTATTAAAGAACTCACCGCAATATTAGATAATAGATGGATTGAAATAGAATCGTTTTTTAATAGAGAAAGAAAAC encodes:
- a CDS encoding restriction endonuclease subunit S, whose product is MEIKITKYGDFPLDWNEFRLKDIGNIITGKTPPTDNEKNFGSDYMFVTPEDLDQGKYILKTSRGLSKQGSAHSNTIKENSICVACIGYIGKIGIVKEKSFTNQQINSIEVFDDFDLDYVYYLVEYSAKRIESIAGITAVPQINKSTFGKFKFCLPSPTEQTQIANALSTVDKTIQATKNSIAKLEKLKTSLMQNLLTGKMKPDGSWRTEDEFYLDEKFGKVPKGWIVSNIGSFGQVKTGKTPPTVDEKNFSISKDIPFVTPGDVDNSVYILDTERYVTKQGLKFSNSIPKDSVCFISIGSTIGKIAITTELCCSNQQINSIIPDKDNYFLFVYYQTMFNSPRIKSIAGVTATPQINKSDLSKFKLIKPNSFNEQKLIGENLITIDDCIVKKQVSIKHFESLKKSLMQNLLTGKVRIHPQEKIKGLD
- a CDS encoding Abi family protein, yielding MAKPAKTIQEQIQLLQDRGMLFHNVADAPHFLGNISYYRLKGYWWEMQSDKVNHKFHPNNYFEDIIDLYNFDRHFRLIVFNAIERIEIALRTKLIYHMSLAYGPHWHNETQYFEKYKNHLGFKSKLTRDLANSSEEFIIKHYDNHVTENPESWKALEILTLGSLSKLYQNLNHQLPEKAKIATEFGLNNQKYLASWLLSTTYIRNIIAHHGRLWNRVIINKYDWPKSTKDPLLSYTPNQYQRRKIFPLVSAILYMNNRISPGHHIKDELLDLFQQFPNTPLYKMGFPKNWQNEPLWK
- a CDS encoding type I restriction endonuclease subunit R, whose protein sequence is MAGFSEIPAVEVPMSKWISDLGWTYRDNDFLKRYKRPLANPIIDEILIDKIAQINSISKADAARVLPILTQHFNNPNALEANELFLERLVKGVNVRIGEEDKTIRIIDFKKPWNNDFIVTRQYWVQGFELVKPDIALLINGIPIICVEAKQRAKSNSNYFKGIQDLSLYESKVPKLFISNFFGIAANGKFSKYGVLGASASYFFEWKDLSVESPENNPAIKNKVITTVQNADTGLLDMDIPAYEQMRRSVCSLLQPERILDMLQNFMVFERSPESGLVKKIARYQQYRAANKIVRRAEKGDFKQGVIWHTQGSGKSLTILFTSYKLRHHKNLGDPVVYIIVDRKDLREQIGDTFEESDFPNTFKPINAGQLKHKIKSQTSEVIITNIQKFRELDGVTDPRENVFVLIDEAHRTQYGDFHSELKAALPNAGRYAFTGTPIPKTIKEFGKISTTEVEKYLDRYSIQDAIDDGATREIIYTYGPTELQVDKDTLKKGWDELTESLEDDEKQEVQRRVRPWKTIIKKPERIAEIAKDITKDFREKVEPNGFKAQLVGIDKEACVLYYNELLKNGFDPSEVQVVFSKTAKESEERYKLFKDHYLNEGELKKVIKKFKKRITPEELRNGNNLKILIVCNMLLTGFDAPIEQTMYLDSPLKEHTLLQAIARTNRPYDDKVSGVSKNNGRIVDYIGIDLNKALSYDPTDVGTFKDEEALFKDFPKAIDKAMGHFDDITLQDTYECSIAIVRRLSEIDHTEFEKEFRAVYQLYEAISPSALLVPYRDQYRWLIAIYQVYLSEYKRLDFDAEFYAAKTRQLVNEATEILGFKGHLPEVKIDSSYIDVLNGSKLNPDDKAEKIIRDIETVIRQSEVANPIYVDFLKRLEEIIKQKQNKSKKIEDTLKDLEKLFTEVEETESLPEKMGFTDMGEFYFYQEMKNKFGESLEEETAKALAMKLGNIIREKRYVGWADSEREKKSIKNHIEFWLCSDEFESLELCDDDALVEQFLEHMVNQYKL
- a CDS encoding M48 family metallopeptidase, with protein sequence MTIPQGYIIERKPVRHARINVNEKQEVKLIIPNSFSDDEIERLIEQKANWIKEKLAVFQEEEMLSIHIPPANILYLGEPHPKPKNNLEKWYRKEAKNYLSKRIDFLAKKHNFKFNKLFIRDSFNKWGNCSKDKNISLNWRLIKAPVEVIDYVILHELCHTVILKHSHAFWLKLSTISPTYDEQANWLKKYGKSLF
- a CDS encoding Piwi domain-containing protein, with the protein product MQNHCFNILTFNHPQEELTLYFTNVEDESLTRVNYRIVPDEVIEEFGEQEHYYTSFTKEVEGFYLVTKAVNPRYEIKEDENGGERSYFIHNSALSVSILKRYYNYLIHEYFKAQGFLVKPNFISDTEIWLPSKKSDRTGQFNLFDRYSLKVQFKTVTKQLELLVTYEGISKVYKQSVEVLQESVSPTAFNWVIFDNGLYRFDELPNTGKRAYDQVFPVWNFNTRDALGETTEAPDKSNKYKKFKDAIDLFYNTYLNTEDFKKLIPINSNGFIPVEEIKMGRVKSNSNQLLFGEGNTDIVPMNGMKNHGPFDFSDTSNIHFFFIFHKDDYQVAKKMDGFFKGTERGFGGLSKFIHTPYHTEKGFSIMFEDKENPWSEIYHKVTEKYFEPDIQYIAIYISPFSKNSPDKSRRKIYYRLKELLLKKGISSQVIDAEKVMTNDKYYFSLPNIAIAILAKLNGIPWRLDNTIKKELVIGVGAFKNPDFDIKYIGSAFSFSNNGRFNRFECFQQDQTKELAGSIIRAVKEYAALNPEIKRLVIHFYKTMGRAELEPIENGLKRLGLSIPVFIVSINKTETSDIVAFDLNWKDLMPLSGTYINIGYNKFLLFNNTRYSNNGFNFHDGYPFPIKLKIYCTQKELVDDFKTVRELIDQVYQFSRMYWKSVRQQNLPVTIKYPEMVAEMLPHFDGNEIPEFGKDNLWFL